One stretch of Methanobacterium veterum DNA includes these proteins:
- a CDS encoding PqqD family protein, translated as MIHKISDLSVISVTKEAVHCDVEDEVVILGLKDGVYYGLNPVGAFIWNNINQEPKTMAEIRDAVLEEYDVSEEVCEKDLMELLTELSDKGLIEVK; from the coding sequence ATGATACATAAAATATCTGATTTATCTGTGATTTCTGTCACAAAGGAAGCGGTTCACTGCGACGTGGAAGATGAAGTTGTAATTTTAGGTCTTAAAGACGGCGTGTATTACGGCTTAAATCCAGTAGGGGCATTTATATGGAATAATATTAATCAAGAACCGAAAACTATGGCTGAAATCCGTGATGCAGTCCTTGAAGAATACGATGTTTCAGAAGAAGTATGTGAAAAGGACTTGATGGAATTACTCACAGAACTTTCAGATAAAGGACTTATTGAAGTAAAATAA
- a CDS encoding DUF1616 domain-containing protein: MKRPNNTDIILVVLLAVISIVCITTPHLNKYIIVLIPYGLLLFFLPGYSIVTALSIKKSGLITKILVGILISMVITFILISTIHYTNTPFRYRLIIIALFTILFAAVGYIRRVIASRKPDRYVICESCNGYYKLEEGESLEDFEACRCGGELRYAEDNFMSKKEPKRKKKSHKEKKSKKPKAEDPQYIVCENCGGHYTLKKGESLEDFESCRCGGRLKYAEKYFKLNPKGRSKIFSNSFLLVIILTLAAVIAVVFNSISGSIIRSVMVLPLLFFLSGYSIINIIHPHLSKFKLAISSFILSTIVTFLLCLAFSSIVKISPANVITALACLTIILTVFSKIRDPKLSKAEKEGEEKKVQKRSNLGTALLKSIAVRNKQSTSPTENSVSALPKSPQKAPHDKKPVFKLPEESRIAIPSDIILVWLITALCIVFVLTPVLNDTFIRVILGILLILFIPGYSLIAALFPKKDDLDGIERTALSFGLSIAVTPLIGLLLNYTPFGIRLEPVLISLSIFTMVMSVAAYIRRWNLPEEERFNVNFKYYFNKIIESFKRESGTDRILSIVLAVSIILAISATAYVIAVPKEGEKFTEFYILGPDGKASNYPTNLTVGQTGNVTVGIVNHEYSTVNYEMIIKLNNQTINDTNITLSNNETWQQPFTFTPSIYGQNQELEFLLYKLPDNNTVYRSLHLWVNVG; encoded by the coding sequence ATGAAAAGACCAAATAACACAGACATTATTTTAGTAGTTTTACTGGCAGTGATATCTATTGTATGTATCACCACCCCCCATTTAAACAAATATATAATAGTGTTAATTCCATACGGGCTTTTGCTGTTCTTTTTACCAGGGTATTCCATTGTAACTGCATTATCCATTAAAAAAAGTGGATTAATCACTAAAATTTTAGTGGGCATCCTCATAAGTATGGTTATCACATTTATATTGATTTCAACTATCCATTACACTAATACTCCCTTTAGATACCGCTTAATAATTATAGCACTATTTACTATACTTTTTGCAGCAGTTGGATACATAAGGAGAGTTATAGCTTCCAGGAAACCAGATAGATATGTGATCTGTGAAAGCTGTAACGGTTATTACAAACTTGAGGAAGGCGAATCTTTAGAAGATTTTGAAGCATGCCGCTGCGGCGGTGAATTAAGGTATGCTGAAGATAATTTCATGTCTAAAAAGGAGCCGAAGAGGAAAAAAAAATCCCATAAGGAGAAGAAATCTAAAAAACCTAAAGCTGAAGATCCCCAGTACATCGTATGTGAAAACTGCGGCGGCCACTACACCCTTAAAAAAGGAGAATCTTTAGAAGACTTTGAATCATGCCGCTGCGGAGGCAGATTGAAATACGCTGAAAAATATTTTAAACTGAACCCTAAAGGTAGATCTAAAATATTTTCAAACAGCTTTTTACTGGTAATTATCCTTACACTCGCTGCTGTAATTGCCGTGGTTTTTAATTCAATAAGCGGTAGTATTATCCGGTCTGTTATGGTTTTGCCTTTACTGTTCTTTTTATCAGGTTATTCTATCATCAACATCATTCATCCTCATTTATCTAAATTTAAGCTTGCAATATCAAGTTTTATTTTAAGTACAATTGTTACATTTTTACTGTGTTTAGCATTCAGCAGTATTGTAAAAATTTCCCCTGCAAATGTTATCACTGCTTTAGCATGCCTTACAATTATATTAACAGTATTTTCCAAAATTAGAGATCCTAAATTAAGCAAAGCCGAAAAAGAAGGAGAAGAAAAAAAGGTGCAAAAACGATCCAACTTGGGTACAGCACTCTTAAAATCCATTGCAGTTAGAAATAAACAATCAACATCACCTACTGAAAATTCAGTATCTGCACTGCCAAAAAGTCCTCAAAAGGCACCGCATGATAAAAAGCCAGTGTTTAAATTACCAGAGGAAAGTCGGATCGCTATTCCTTCAGATATTATACTGGTATGGTTAATCACTGCATTATGCATAGTTTTTGTTTTAACTCCCGTATTGAATGATACATTTATCAGGGTCATTTTAGGCATATTATTAATATTATTCATTCCAGGTTATTCGTTAATAGCTGCATTATTCCCTAAAAAAGATGATTTAGATGGAATTGAACGTACTGCACTCAGTTTTGGTTTAAGCATAGCAGTTACTCCTCTTATTGGGCTTTTATTAAATTATACTCCATTTGGAATTAGATTAGAACCTGTACTTATATCTCTATCAATTTTCACTATGGTTATGAGTGTTGCTGCTTACATCAGGAGATGGAATCTGCCGGAAGAGGAGAGGTTCAATGTCAACTTCAAGTATTATTTCAACAAGATCATTGAATCATTTAAGAGAGAATCGGGAACAGATAGAATTTTATCAATCGTCCTTGCAGTTTCCATTATCCTTGCAATTTCTGCCACAGCTTATGTGATTGCAGTCCCTAAGGAAGGTGAAAAATTCACAGAATTTTACATTTTAGGTCCAGATGGAAAAGCAAGCAACTACCCCACAAATTTAACAGTGGGGCAAACAGGAAACGTGACAGTGGGAATTGTAAATCACGAGTACTCCACAGTTAACTATGAAATGATAATAAAACTAAATAACCAGACCATAAACGATACCAATATTACATTATCCAACAACGAAACATGGCAGCAGCCTTTCACGTTTACACCGTCCATTTACGGTCAAAACCAGGAATTGGAATTCTTACTATATAAATTACCAGACAACAATACAGTTTACAGGTCTCTCCACCTGTGGGTTAACGTTGGATAA
- a CDS encoding lasso peptide biosynthesis B2 protein: protein MGIIHSFLKLSFEDKFILVKSFFLLWVIRIMLWILPFSVIQKIVGKLTAVSGESHNIPLEKLTWAVPVMSRYVPKATCLTRALAAQILLAGQNYNSNLKIGVSKNNGELEAHAWLEADDKIVLGESEVEYTPILNIGEK from the coding sequence ATGGGGATAATTCATAGTTTTTTAAAATTAAGTTTTGAAGACAAATTTATTCTAGTTAAATCTTTCTTCTTACTATGGGTAATTAGAATAATGCTGTGGATACTCCCTTTTTCAGTTATTCAAAAGATCGTAGGTAAATTAACCGCAGTTTCAGGTGAATCTCACAACATTCCCCTTGAGAAATTGACATGGGCGGTTCCGGTTATGAGCAGATATGTGCCTAAGGCCACGTGTCTTACTCGTGCTTTAGCTGCGCAGATATTACTTGCAGGGCAGAATTATAACTCCAACCTTAAAATTGGAGTTTCTAAAAATAATGGGGAATTAGAAGCCCATGCATGGTTGGAAGCTGATGATAAGATAGTTCTAGGTGAATCAGAAGTTGAATATACTCCTATATTGAACATAGGTGAAAAATAA